The proteins below come from a single Treponema phagedenis genomic window:
- a CDS encoding endonuclease MutS2, with translation MTEHTLEVLEFNKICAAIAAYCVTEEGRAACLQKKPLTDKEKITAEKKLGSDFLSLLQTGAEPPVKKRPPLIEFLQSLGKEGSALSIEGIYSIGISAKHCNELHAWADAFEKANANKTPQQDVLQFIRTFPNLLEVYKAVFSFIDEDGDLKDIPELRSIKNKIAAIESDIEKTMRSYFTDEHTRDLLQTNIPVLRNGRQVLSVRSNFKGRIKGIIHEYSQSGQSFYLEPEEIVFKNNELLSAHAEYDRELQRLLKELTAKIAAYAPALEELSEKLIALDCVSASAKWAKNFHCVFAAQPQKDTAAFFLHQARHPLLGKTAVPIDLKLVANDRLLIITGPNTGGKTVSLKTAALFALMNQTGWPVPAGAQTCLPYFNFIACDIGDEQSLEQSLSTFSAHMQNIAEILRSADKESLIILDELASGTDPLEGGAIAMAVLDELAKRDALVFVTTHHGSLKNYGYTKQNCVNASVEFNESTLSPTYKIIMGVPGESHAIDIAERNGMPQHIIAQARAYIQDNRADVSALIQSLVQKHADLNKFEEEKQIEQQALRSDRRRIDLKELQLKQKELELRKQGYKRLDNLFSDKRRELENLIREIKEGELTSEKTKKVKQWFDNFESELAEEKTGMREENAELTALIKKRSDKNKHQTPQTPFTEGMTVYVSSFRRKGTLIRKEKKDTWLVSFDTVKMVVFENDLQPLESEQQKKQPVQIITEISSDKRPQFELRLLGLRIEAAEKALQDQLDLSAMHGIKEFAVIHGKGSGILQTMVHEKLKQTTFVQNFYFARPEDGGTGKTIVHLE, from the coding sequence ATGACGGAACACACACTTGAAGTATTGGAATTTAATAAGATATGCGCCGCCATCGCAGCATATTGTGTAACCGAAGAGGGCAGGGCAGCGTGTCTTCAAAAAAAACCGTTAACGGATAAAGAAAAAATTACTGCGGAAAAAAAACTCGGTTCGGATTTTTTATCATTGCTGCAAACGGGAGCGGAACCGCCGGTAAAAAAACGCCCGCCCCTTATTGAGTTTTTGCAAAGTCTCGGCAAAGAGGGAAGCGCATTAAGCATTGAGGGAATCTATTCGATAGGAATATCCGCAAAGCATTGCAACGAGCTGCACGCATGGGCAGATGCTTTTGAAAAAGCAAATGCAAATAAAACGCCGCAGCAGGATGTATTGCAATTTATCAGAACATTTCCCAATCTTCTTGAAGTATACAAAGCGGTGTTTTCATTTATAGACGAAGACGGTGACCTAAAAGACATCCCGGAGCTGCGAAGCATAAAAAATAAAATTGCAGCCATTGAATCGGATATTGAAAAAACCATGCGCTCATATTTTACCGACGAACACACGCGGGATTTACTGCAAACAAATATTCCCGTGCTGCGAAACGGACGGCAAGTACTTTCGGTGCGCTCCAATTTTAAAGGAAGAATTAAAGGAATCATTCATGAGTATTCCCAATCGGGGCAAAGCTTTTATCTTGAGCCGGAAGAAATTGTGTTTAAAAACAATGAATTGCTTTCCGCTCATGCCGAGTACGATCGGGAATTACAGCGGCTTTTAAAAGAATTAACGGCAAAAATTGCAGCCTATGCACCCGCATTGGAAGAGCTTTCCGAAAAGCTTATCGCATTAGATTGCGTTTCCGCAAGTGCAAAGTGGGCAAAAAACTTTCACTGTGTTTTTGCCGCTCAGCCGCAAAAAGACACGGCGGCATTTTTTCTGCATCAGGCACGCCATCCGCTGCTTGGAAAAACAGCGGTGCCCATCGATTTAAAACTTGTAGCAAACGATCGGCTTCTTATTATCACGGGGCCGAATACCGGCGGCAAAACCGTAAGTTTGAAAACCGCTGCGCTTTTTGCTTTAATGAACCAAACCGGCTGGCCTGTTCCCGCCGGTGCGCAAACCTGTTTGCCGTATTTTAACTTCATAGCTTGTGACATAGGCGATGAACAATCCTTAGAGCAATCACTTTCAACCTTTTCCGCACATATGCAAAACATTGCGGAAATTCTTCGCTCGGCTGATAAGGAGAGCCTCATTATCCTTGATGAGCTTGCAAGCGGCACCGACCCTTTGGAAGGCGGGGCAATTGCAATGGCTGTCCTTGACGAGCTTGCAAAACGCGATGCGCTTGTTTTTGTTACCACACATCACGGCAGTTTAAAAAATTACGGATACACCAAACAGAACTGCGTCAACGCCTCCGTTGAATTTAACGAAAGCACTTTAAGCCCAACCTATAAAATTATCATGGGCGTACCCGGAGAAAGCCACGCAATCGACATTGCTGAAAGAAACGGCATGCCGCAACATATCATAGCGCAAGCTCGTGCATACATACAGGATAATCGTGCGGATGTTTCCGCACTCATTCAAAGTCTTGTGCAAAAACATGCAGACCTCAATAAGTTTGAAGAAGAAAAACAAATTGAGCAACAAGCCTTGCGCAGCGACAGACGCCGGATTGATTTAAAAGAGCTGCAATTAAAGCAAAAAGAATTGGAGCTGCGCAAACAGGGATACAAACGCCTCGATAATCTTTTCAGCGATAAGCGCCGAGAGCTTGAAAACTTAATCAGGGAAATTAAAGAAGGCGAGCTCACATCTGAAAAAACAAAAAAGGTAAAGCAATGGTTTGACAATTTTGAAAGCGAACTTGCCGAAGAGAAAACCGGCATGCGCGAAGAAAACGCGGAGCTTACTGCCTTAATTAAAAAAAGATCCGATAAAAATAAACACCAAACGCCGCAAACACCCTTTACCGAAGGCATGACCGTCTATGTATCAAGCTTTCGCCGCAAAGGTACGCTTATCCGAAAAGAAAAAAAAGACACATGGCTTGTTTCGTTCGATACTGTCAAAATGGTTGTGTTTGAAAACGACTTACAGCCGCTTGAATCGGAACAGCAAAAAAAACAACCCGTTCAAATTATAACCGAAATATCTTCGGATAAACGCCCCCAATTTGAATTGCGCCTGCTTGGCTTAAGAATCGAAGCAGCTGAAAAAGCTTTGCAAGATCAGCTTGACCTTTCCGCAATGCACGGCATAAAAGAGTTCGCCGTTATTCACGGTAAAGGATCTGGCATTCTACAAACCATGGTACACGAAAAACTCAAACAAACCACCTTTGTTCAAAACTTTTATTTTGCCCGCCCCGAAGACGGCGGCACCGGTAAAACAATCGTACATTTAGAATAA
- the rsgA gene encoding ribosome small subunit-dependent GTPase A — protein sequence MRGKVLCGANNFFDVSCEDGTVRYCSIRGKKLEDPVGYYNPLAPGDFVLVDEDTHDKEKGQIVSLEKRKNHFVRWNQKTDKPQILACNIDLLVCVTSPANPPFRPRFIDRVLVQAEAEQIPVLIVINKTDLDTTDEVRLRINDWERIGYETLKLSALNNTGVERFAKRIEGLTVAIIGQSGVGKSTLLNSLDPTLNLRTAEISSKYDRGIHTTTQGILLKATHRFRDGTESKTEVIDTPGIRHFAIWGMKPDELALYFPEMQKLLGTCTFGLSCSHTHEEGCAILHALENGGIHPDRYESWRLISEELEALTAEDYS from the coding sequence ATCAGAGGAAAGGTTCTTTGCGGAGCCAATAATTTTTTTGATGTCAGCTGTGAAGACGGCACCGTTCGGTATTGCTCCATACGGGGAAAAAAACTGGAAGACCCGGTAGGGTATTATAACCCTTTAGCTCCGGGGGACTTTGTATTAGTTGATGAAGATACCCATGACAAAGAAAAGGGACAGATTGTTTCGTTGGAAAAAAGAAAAAATCACTTTGTGCGTTGGAATCAAAAAACGGATAAGCCGCAAATCCTTGCCTGCAATATTGATTTACTTGTTTGTGTTACCAGCCCCGCAAACCCTCCGTTTCGCCCGCGTTTTATTGACCGTGTTTTGGTGCAGGCGGAAGCCGAACAAATCCCCGTTTTAATTGTAATAAACAAAACCGACCTTGATACTACGGACGAAGTAAGACTGCGCATAAACGATTGGGAACGAATCGGTTATGAAACACTGAAACTTTCAGCGCTCAACAATACGGGCGTGGAACGCTTTGCAAAACGAATTGAAGGTTTAACCGTTGCTATTATCGGCCAGTCGGGAGTCGGAAAGTCAACCTTGCTGAATTCCCTTGATCCTACACTCAATTTAAGAACCGCCGAAATTTCAAGCAAATACGATCGAGGAATTCACACCACAACGCAGGGCATACTTCTTAAAGCAACACACCGCTTTCGGGACGGTACGGAATCAAAAACCGAAGTAATTGATACGCCGGGCATTCGGCATTTTGCTATTTGGGGAATGAAGCCCGATGAGCTTGCCTTGTATTTTCCCGAAATGCAAAAACTTTTGGGAACCTGTACCTTCGGGTTATCCTGTTCGCATACGCACGAAGAAGGCTGCGCAATTTTGCATGCACTGGAAAACGGCGGCATCCATCCCGACCGCTATGAAAGCTGGCGGCTTATCAGTGAAGAACTTGAAGCTCTTACCGCCGAGGATTATTCATGA
- the murI gene encoding glutamate racemase — protein sequence MTKKNEQYQYAFIDSGTGGLPYLQYLHELEPDASMVYVADNAHFPYGKKTKEEVIAFASETVEKLIARFNPEIIIVACNTMSVMALDSLRKKFTLPFVGTVPGIKLAVKQSRNKRIGILATERTVCDPYTERLIEEFGSGCYFEKRADQELIAQIEDGLITDSYEEKLKAIQPALEQFKKANTDSIILACTHFLHIEDVFESAAGSDMQIIDTRSGVIHQALRIAPCKKNPDAPPNSCYATAALDTHIEEQYRMYSKLFQLRWGGAL from the coding sequence ATGACGAAAAAAAACGAGCAATACCAATACGCATTTATAGATTCAGGAACCGGCGGCTTACCGTATTTGCAATACTTACATGAGCTTGAGCCCGACGCTTCTATGGTCTATGTCGCCGATAATGCACACTTTCCATACGGGAAAAAAACAAAAGAAGAGGTAATTGCCTTTGCTTCCGAAACGGTTGAAAAACTGATTGCACGATTTAATCCTGAAATCATTATTGTGGCATGCAACACCATGTCCGTAATGGCATTGGATTCATTGCGGAAAAAATTTACCCTTCCCTTTGTCGGTACTGTTCCCGGAATAAAACTTGCCGTTAAACAATCACGCAATAAACGCATCGGTATTTTGGCAACCGAACGTACGGTTTGTGATCCGTATACGGAACGGCTTATCGAAGAATTCGGCAGCGGCTGCTATTTTGAAAAAAGAGCGGATCAAGAACTTATTGCGCAAATTGAAGACGGACTTATTACCGATTCCTATGAGGAAAAATTAAAAGCAATACAGCCGGCGCTTGAGCAATTCAAAAAAGCAAATACGGATTCAATTATTCTTGCATGTACTCATTTTTTACATATCGAAGATGTCTTTGAATCGGCTGCCGGATCTGACATGCAAATAATAGACACACGCAGCGGAGTAATTCATCAAGCATTACGCATAGCACCCTGTAAAAAAAATCCTGATGCTCCGCCGAATTCCTGCTATGCAACCGCAGCACTTGATACTCATATTGAAGAACAATATCGAATGTATTCAAAACTATTTCAACTTCGATGGGGGGGGGCTCTTTGA
- a CDS encoding pentapeptide repeat-containing protein, with product MFSTNCVLTKDVFLKEYGAEKNINSVNVSDQVFENIDFSEKILTGTCFSNSVFKNCIFDGIRMRMSFFEFCQFQNSSFKNSDIQFSSFSGSSFEKVSFKNSVLLHNNFNGIRADETVFDDSDLYNSRFIAAKLKLTGFNNCNIRKTRFFKNTYDAVSFKSSNTREAFFGKGENPE from the coding sequence ATGTTTAGTACGAACTGCGTTCTGACAAAAGATGTTTTTCTCAAAGAGTACGGAGCGGAAAAAAATATCAACTCGGTTAATGTTTCCGATCAGGTTTTTGAAAATATTGATTTCTCGGAAAAGATACTTACCGGCACCTGCTTTTCAAACTCGGTGTTTAAGAATTGTATCTTTGACGGCATAAGAATGCGTATGTCTTTTTTTGAGTTTTGTCAATTTCAGAATTCATCATTTAAAAATTCCGATATACAATTCAGCTCGTTTTCGGGAAGTAGTTTTGAAAAGGTGAGCTTTAAAAATTCAGTCTTACTGCATAATAATTTTAATGGAATCCGTGCCGATGAAACCGTTTTTGATGATTCGGATTTGTATAATTCCCGTTTTATTGCCGCAAAACTGAAATTAACCGGCTTTAACAATTGCAATATACGTAAAACTCGTTTTTTTAAAAATACCTATGATGCGGTATCATTTAAATCTTCAAATACACGGGAAGCGTTTTTTGGAAAAGGAGAAAATCCCGAATGA
- a CDS encoding MBL fold metallo-hydrolase yields MKIYFHYSIGSFTNSYLVGNEKTSEAIMVDPGRITTEIIHNIEKNNFSLRAVFITHCHATYYDHGLQTIMNVYQPEVFAADTEVDTIKTSVLRGDGLIERAGFTIEYFSVPGYSPDSYMFKIQNVLFTGDSLSAGMIGETANIYAGKNLLKNLHTKILCQDENIILFHGHGPPSSLKSELLYNDELHYPYVSLQPQG; encoded by the coding sequence ATGAAAATATATTTTCATTATTCAATCGGCAGTTTTACTAACTCCTATCTTGTCGGTAATGAAAAAACATCCGAGGCTATTATGGTTGATCCCGGACGCATTACAACGGAGATTATACACAATATTGAAAAAAATAATTTTTCTTTGCGAGCGGTTTTTATTACCCATTGTCATGCAACATATTATGATCATGGTTTGCAAACAATTATGAATGTATATCAGCCGGAAGTTTTTGCAGCAGACACCGAAGTTGATACAATAAAAACAAGCGTTTTGCGCGGAGACGGTTTAATTGAGCGAGCAGGTTTTACGATTGAATATTTTTCAGTTCCCGGATACTCTCCCGATTCTTATATGTTTAAAATACAGAATGTACTTTTCACCGGAGATTCGTTATCTGCGGGAATGATTGGCGAAACCGCAAATATCTATGCGGGAAAAAACTTATTAAAAAATTTGCATACAAAGATTCTCTGCCAAGATGAAAATATTATTCTTTTTCACGGGCATGGGCCGCCTTCTTCATTGAAATCTGAATTACTCTATAATGATGAGTTACATTATCCCTATGTATCTTTACAACCACAAGGATAA